One genomic segment of Agromyces intestinalis includes these proteins:
- the ftsE gene encoding cell division ATP-binding protein FtsE, with amino-acid sequence MIRFDSVTKSYPGQSRPALDEVDLEILRGEFVFLVGASGSGKSSFLRLILKEEKPTRGTIHVLGQDLGSISTRKVPYFRRSLGVVFQDFRLLPNKNVFENVAFTLRVIGKSRGFIHQAVPETLKLVGLDGKGKRMPHELSGGEQQRVAIARAIVNKPQILLADEPTGNLDPVTSAGIMTLLERINAGGTTVVMATHEAGIVDQMQRRVIELSSGEVVRDERAAGYDGETVREFEPADLDTVTAAAPKVTPEVMRDAEPLYVEPEATDDVTDEAAEITAAATGVIAVDRAALAGEGGEADAAGHADGEASGDGAVSGSGEASDREAAAQAAPPRTLAERLGLRAPAGPRADDDDQEVGPTS; translated from the coding sequence ATGATCCGCTTCGACTCCGTCACCAAGTCCTATCCCGGGCAGTCCAGACCGGCGCTCGACGAGGTCGACCTCGAGATCCTGCGCGGCGAGTTCGTGTTCCTCGTCGGCGCATCGGGGTCGGGCAAGTCGAGCTTCCTGCGGCTGATCCTCAAAGAGGAGAAGCCGACCAGGGGCACGATCCACGTGCTCGGCCAAGACCTCGGTTCGATCTCGACGCGCAAGGTGCCGTACTTCCGGCGGAGCCTCGGGGTGGTCTTCCAGGACTTCCGGCTGCTGCCGAACAAGAACGTCTTCGAGAACGTCGCGTTCACCCTTCGGGTGATCGGCAAGTCGCGCGGGTTCATCCACCAGGCGGTGCCCGAGACCCTGAAGCTGGTCGGCCTCGACGGCAAGGGCAAGCGGATGCCCCACGAACTGTCAGGCGGTGAGCAGCAGCGCGTCGCGATTGCGCGGGCCATCGTGAACAAGCCGCAGATCCTGCTCGCCGACGAGCCGACGGGCAACCTCGACCCGGTCACGAGCGCGGGCATCATGACCCTGCTCGAGCGCATCAACGCGGGCGGCACGACGGTCGTCATGGCCACGCACGAGGCCGGCATCGTCGACCAGATGCAGCGCCGCGTCATCGAGCTGTCGTCGGGCGAGGTGGTGCGCGACGAACGCGCCGCCGGATACGACGGCGAGACGGTGCGCGAGTTCGAGCCCGCCGACCTCGACACGGTCACCGCGGCGGCGCCGAAGGTGACCCCCGAGGTCATGCGCGACGCCGAGCCCCTCTACGTCGAACCCGAGGCCACCGATGACGTCACCGACGAGGCGGCCGAGATCACGGCGGCCGCGACGGGCGTCATCGCGGTCGATCGGGCCGCGCTCGCGGGTGAAGGCGGTGAGGCGGATGCCGCGGGGCACGCCGACGGCGAGGCATCCGGCGATGGCGCGGTATCCGGTTCGGGCGAGGCATCCGATCGCGAGGCCGCCGCCCAAGCTGCCCCGCCGCGCACCCTTGCCGAGCGACTGGGCCTGCGCGCGCCCGCCGGGCCCAGAGCCGATGACGACGACCAGGAAGTGGGGCCGACCTCATGA
- a CDS encoding TadE family protein gives MPPSNSWSESIERFRRRAGRLHADTGSASLEFLTVGLLMLVPLVYLVLAVSAIQAGSLGVEGAARHAARVAVLTADDPRAAVERAVHVSLDDYGITAGEASVTLDCDPGCREPGARVRVDVVARVALPLVPELPGLEQVGSVTVQGTATQTVSRFAGAGS, from the coding sequence ATGCCGCCGTCGAACTCGTGGAGTGAGTCGATCGAACGGTTTCGCCGCCGAGCGGGCCGCCTGCATGCTGACACCGGCTCGGCATCGCTCGAGTTCCTCACCGTCGGCCTGCTCATGCTCGTACCGCTCGTGTACCTCGTGCTCGCGGTGTCGGCCATCCAAGCCGGCAGCCTCGGCGTCGAAGGCGCCGCACGGCACGCCGCCCGGGTCGCGGTGCTCACCGCCGACGACCCCCGCGCGGCGGTCGAGCGCGCCGTGCACGTGTCACTCGACGACTACGGCATCACGGCGGGCGAGGCATCCGTCACGCTCGACTGCGATCCCGGATGCCGCGAGCCGGGCGCCCGGGTCCGGGTCGATGTCGTCGCGCGCGTCGCGTTGCCGCTCGTGCCCGAGCTGCCGGGCCTCGAGCAGGTCGGCAGCGTCACCGTGCAGGGCACCGCGACGCAGACGGTCTCGCGGTTCGCGGGGGCGGGATCGTGA
- the smpB gene encoding SsrA-binding protein SmpB has translation MPKERGQKVVATNRRARHDYLIEDTYEAGLVLTGTEVKSLREGRASLVDGYAFIDGGEMWLDAVHIPEYTEGTWNNHAPRRKRKLLLHKQEIIKISHRTAQGGYTLIPLQIYFSDGRAKVELAVAKGKREYDKRQTLREKQDKREADRAIATRQRVGE, from the coding sequence GTGCCCAAGGAACGCGGTCAGAAGGTCGTCGCGACCAACCGCCGGGCGCGCCACGACTACCTCATCGAGGACACCTACGAGGCGGGCCTCGTGCTCACCGGCACCGAGGTGAAGTCGCTGCGCGAGGGCCGCGCGTCGCTCGTCGACGGGTACGCGTTCATCGACGGCGGCGAGATGTGGCTCGATGCGGTGCACATCCCCGAGTACACCGAGGGCACCTGGAACAATCACGCGCCGCGGCGCAAGCGCAAGCTGCTGCTGCACAAGCAGGAGATCATCAAGATCTCGCATCGCACCGCGCAGGGCGGCTACACGCTCATTCCGCTGCAGATCTACTTCAGCGACGGGCGGGCGAAGGTCGAGCTCGCGGTCGCGAAGGGCAAGCGCGAGTACGACAAGCGCCAGACGTTGCGCGAGAAGCAGGACAAGCGCGAGGCCGACCGTGCCATCGCGACACGCCAGCGGGTGGGGGAGTAG
- a CDS encoding MFS transporter has translation MSSTVPPFTWRSIILPAYLPTFVYSIGEGAIIPVIPVIATDRGASLALAGLVAAMVMVGELCGDLPAGWLVAKVGERAAMLAATALTLGATLLAVLVPTVWALGVGVFLIGFASAVFGLARHAFLTSYVPSRVRARALSTLAGVFRGGWAVGPFVAAALLTWTGHANGVFWVLVGACTLVAVILLVLPDPERVFGAVRLAREASGLTATGSVARVAGGTDASGTTDAPPPGVFRTMVQHRGVLARIGTGAGIIAAVRASRVVILPLWAVSIGMPPEQAAVVIGLSATIDFALFYTSGQVMDRFGRLWGAIPGLIGLAAGHLMLALTHDAPGAATWFTIAGLLLGVSNGLTSGILMTLGADLAPKRHPAPFLGAFRTIADAGAAAAPLAIAAVTSAVSIAAASAGIGVLGLVGAAMLARWVPRYVPHRARG, from the coding sequence ATGTCGTCCACGGTTCCCCCATTCACCTGGCGATCGATCATCCTCCCGGCTTATCTGCCGACCTTCGTGTACTCCATCGGCGAGGGCGCGATCATCCCGGTCATCCCCGTGATCGCCACCGACCGCGGCGCCTCGCTCGCGCTCGCGGGCCTCGTCGCCGCGATGGTGATGGTCGGCGAGCTCTGCGGCGACCTGCCGGCGGGCTGGCTCGTCGCGAAGGTCGGCGAACGCGCGGCGATGCTCGCGGCCACCGCGCTCACGCTCGGGGCGACGCTGCTCGCCGTGCTCGTGCCGACGGTGTGGGCGCTCGGCGTGGGGGTGTTCCTGATCGGGTTCGCGAGCGCGGTGTTCGGGCTCGCGCGTCACGCCTTTCTCACGAGTTACGTGCCGTCGCGCGTGCGCGCCCGTGCGCTGTCGACGCTCGCGGGCGTGTTCCGCGGCGGGTGGGCGGTCGGCCCATTCGTCGCGGCCGCGCTGCTCACGTGGACGGGGCACGCGAACGGCGTGTTCTGGGTGCTGGTCGGCGCGTGCACGCTCGTCGCGGTGATCCTGCTCGTGCTGCCCGACCCCGAGCGGGTCTTCGGTGCGGTGCGGCTCGCGCGCGAGGCATCCGGGCTCACCGCGACCGGTTCGGTCGCGCGGGTCGCCGGCGGCACGGATGCCTCGGGCACGACGGATGCCCCGCCTCCCGGCGTGTTCCGCACCATGGTGCAGCACCGCGGCGTGCTCGCACGCATCGGCACGGGGGCCGGCATCATCGCCGCGGTGCGGGCGAGCCGGGTCGTCATCCTTCCGTTGTGGGCGGTGTCGATCGGCATGCCGCCCGAGCAGGCTGCGGTGGTCATCGGCCTGTCGGCCACCATCGACTTCGCGCTGTTCTACACGAGCGGCCAGGTGATGGACCGCTTCGGCCGGCTGTGGGGCGCGATCCCCGGGCTCATCGGCCTGGCGGCCGGACACCTGATGCTCGCGCTCACACATGACGCGCCTGGCGCGGCGACCTGGTTCACGATCGCGGGACTGCTGCTCGGCGTGTCGAACGGCCTGACCAGCGGCATCCTGATGACGCTCGGCGCCGATCTCGCGCCCAAGCGCCACCCGGCGCCGTTCCTGGGCGCGTTCCGCACGATCGCTGACGCGGGTGCGGCCGCCGCGCCGCTCGCGATCGCCGCGGTCACCTCGGCCGTGTCGATCGCGGCGGCGAGCGCCGGTATCGGCGTGCTCGGACTCGTCGGCGCCGCGATGCTCGCGCGCTGGGTGCCGCGGTACGTGCCGCACCGAGCGCGCGGCTGA
- the prfB gene encoding peptide chain release factor 2, translating to MLDSDFTQEIAALRSTFNDIRAVVDVDALEADIARLNDEAGAPDLWDDPANAQKVTSALSHRQSELKRITGIEQRIDDLEVLVELANEADDAESESEARAELVALQKAVGDLEVQTLLDGEYDDRGAVVTIRSGAGGDDATDFAEMLMRMYLRWAERHGYPVKVLDTSYAEGAGIKSATFEIDAPYIYGTLSVEAGTHRLARISPFGGADKRQTSFAAVEVIPVMEEAVEVEVPESDIRVDVFRSSGPGGQSVNTTDSAVRITHLPTGIVVSMQNEKSQIQNRAAAMRVLQTRLLLLKREEEAAQKKELAGTITASWGDQMRSYFLYGQQLVKDLRTGYEVGNPAVVFDGDLDGLIAAGIKWRKRKSDD from the coding sequence ATGCTGGATTCTGACTTCACGCAGGAGATCGCCGCCCTGCGGTCCACCTTCAACGACATCCGCGCCGTCGTCGACGTCGACGCCCTCGAGGCCGACATCGCGCGACTCAACGACGAGGCCGGTGCCCCCGACCTGTGGGACGACCCCGCGAACGCGCAGAAGGTGACGAGCGCGCTCAGCCACCGACAGTCCGAGCTCAAGCGCATCACCGGCATCGAGCAGCGCATCGACGACCTCGAGGTGCTGGTCGAGCTCGCGAACGAGGCCGACGACGCAGAGAGCGAGTCCGAGGCGCGCGCCGAGCTCGTCGCGCTGCAGAAGGCGGTCGGCGACCTCGAGGTGCAGACCCTGCTCGACGGCGAGTACGACGACCGCGGGGCCGTCGTCACGATCCGCTCGGGCGCCGGCGGCGACGACGCGACCGACTTCGCCGAGATGCTCATGCGCATGTACCTGCGCTGGGCCGAGCGGCACGGGTACCCCGTGAAGGTGCTCGACACGTCCTACGCCGAGGGAGCGGGCATCAAGTCGGCGACCTTCGAGATCGACGCGCCCTACATCTACGGCACGCTCAGCGTCGAAGCGGGCACCCACCGGCTCGCGCGCATCAGTCCGTTCGGCGGCGCCGACAAGCGCCAGACCAGCTTCGCCGCGGTCGAGGTCATCCCCGTGATGGAAGAGGCGGTCGAGGTCGAGGTTCCCGAGTCCGATATCCGCGTCGACGTGTTCCGCTCGTCAGGCCCGGGCGGGCAGTCGGTCAACACCACCGACTCCGCCGTGCGCATCACCCACCTGCCGACGGGCATCGTCGTGTCGATGCAGAACGAGAAGTCGCAGATCCAGAACCGCGCCGCCGCGATGCGCGTGCTGCAGACCCGCCTCCTGCTGCTGAAGCGCGAGGAGGAGGCGGCGCAGAAGAAGGAGCTGGCCGGCACCATCACCGCGAGCTGGGGCGACCAGATGCGCTCCTACTTCCTCTACGGCCAGCAGCTCGTGAAAGACCTCCGCACCGGGTACGAGGTCGGCAACCCCGCGGTCGTCTTCGACGGAGACCTCGATGGGCTCATCGCCGCCGGCATCAAGTGGCGCAAGCGCAAGAGCGACGACTGA
- a CDS encoding ArsR/SmtB family transcription factor: protein MGTDFSVLGRALAVPARSEIVSLLMDGSRRPAGELAAAAGVSASTASEHLAVLVDAGLLVVESRGRQRFFRIAHTGVAAALEQLGALARPTPVHDYRRHREARDLASGRYCYDHLAGAVGVAIADAFVAQGVLDRFDDEFALAADATDRLDDLGIDLDAVRAHRRATVLACLDWTERRFHLAGALGQAVAARATELGWVRRRTGSRRGVEVTEAGRRGLAGEWGVALTEAGSGVGREG, encoded by the coding sequence ATGGGAACCGACTTCTCGGTGCTGGGGCGGGCGCTCGCCGTGCCCGCGCGCAGCGAGATCGTGTCGCTGCTGATGGACGGCTCGCGCCGACCCGCGGGCGAGCTCGCGGCGGCCGCGGGCGTGTCGGCGTCGACCGCGAGCGAGCACCTCGCGGTGCTCGTCGACGCCGGGCTGCTGGTCGTCGAGTCGCGCGGACGACAGCGGTTCTTCCGCATCGCCCACACCGGGGTCGCCGCGGCACTCGAGCAGTTGGGCGCACTCGCGAGACCCACCCCGGTGCACGACTACCGCCGGCACCGCGAGGCCCGCGACCTCGCGTCGGGTCGCTACTGCTACGACCATCTCGCCGGAGCGGTCGGCGTCGCGATCGCGGATGCGTTCGTCGCGCAGGGCGTGCTCGACCGGTTCGACGACGAGTTCGCACTCGCCGCGGACGCGACCGACCGGCTCGACGATCTCGGCATCGACCTCGACGCCGTGCGTGCGCATCGTCGGGCGACCGTGCTCGCCTGCCTCGACTGGACCGAGCGACGGTTCCACCTCGCCGGTGCCCTGGGGCAAGCGGTCGCCGCGCGGGCGACCGAGCTCGGCTGGGTGCGCCGCCGCACCGGGTCGCGTCGCGGCGTCGAGGTCACCGAGGCCGGCCGGCGGGGACTCGCCGGCGAATGGGGTGTCGCGTTGACCGAAGCTGGATCCGGTGTCGGGCGCGAGGGTTAG
- the ftsX gene encoding permease-like cell division protein FtsX: MRAGLVIGEAANGLRRNVTMVVSVVLVTFVSLTFVGTAALLQLQIGQMKSYWYDRAQVAVYLCTSLSEAPGCVDGEATDEQKGAVEAQLESDTLAPYVDEYYFEDHEQAYENFQEQFEGTPAAEYVTPEVLNETYWVNLTDPGEADVLVESLAGMPGVESVSDQRRLLDQIFDVLNAASYTAIAVAAIMLVASALLIATTIRLSAFSRRRELGIMRLVGASNRFIQTPFVLEGVFAGLIGSVLAGAAVLAIVQFFVQGFLADTLSFTFVDVADAWIVVPLLIVVGVLLAAISAGIAIRRYLRV, encoded by the coding sequence ATGAGGGCCGGGTTGGTGATCGGCGAGGCGGCGAACGGACTGCGCCGCAACGTCACGATGGTGGTGTCGGTCGTGCTCGTCACGTTCGTGTCGCTCACGTTCGTGGGCACTGCCGCACTGCTGCAGTTGCAGATCGGGCAGATGAAGAGCTACTGGTACGACCGCGCCCAGGTCGCGGTGTACCTCTGCACCTCGCTCAGCGAAGCGCCCGGGTGCGTCGACGGCGAGGCGACCGACGAGCAGAAGGGCGCGGTCGAGGCCCAGCTCGAGTCCGACACGCTTGCGCCATATGTCGACGAGTACTACTTCGAGGATCACGAGCAGGCGTACGAGAACTTCCAGGAGCAGTTCGAGGGCACGCCCGCGGCAGAGTACGTGACGCCCGAGGTGCTGAACGAGACCTACTGGGTGAACCTCACCGACCCCGGCGAGGCCGACGTGCTGGTCGAGTCGCTGGCGGGCATGCCCGGCGTCGAGTCGGTGAGCGACCAGCGACGACTGCTCGACCAGATCTTCGACGTGCTGAACGCCGCCAGCTACACCGCGATCGCGGTCGCGGCGATCATGCTCGTCGCGTCGGCGCTGCTCATCGCCACGACCATCCGGCTGTCGGCGTTCTCGCGGCGGCGCGAGCTCGGGATCATGCGCCTCGTCGGCGCGTCGAACCGGTTCATCCAGACGCCGTTCGTGCTCGAGGGCGTGTTCGCCGGGCTGATCGGGTCGGTGCTCGCCGGCGCCGCGGTGCTGGCGATCGTGCAGTTCTTCGTGCAGGGGTTCCTCGCCGACACGCTCTCGTTCACGTTCGTCGACGTCGCCGACGCGTGGATCGTGGTGCCGCTGCTCATCGTGGTGGGCGTGCTGCTCGCGGCGATCTCGGCGGGTATCGCGATCCGGCGGTACCTGCGGGTGTAG
- a CDS encoding OsmC family protein, whose product MTTHQYRTELAWHGSTAAGYAAYSRDHVVSAPPASAALHLSADRAFLGDPALLNPEQLLVAAASSCLLLSFLGEAARAGIDVIGYTDGAEGDLRGGRIATIVLRPRIRVVGAEPGRVEALLREAHEHCFIANSLTSEVSLEPVIEAGVPA is encoded by the coding sequence ATGACCACACACCAGTACCGCACCGAACTGGCCTGGCACGGTTCGACCGCCGCGGGCTATGCCGCCTACTCGCGTGACCACGTCGTGAGCGCGCCGCCGGCCTCCGCAGCACTGCACCTCAGCGCCGACCGCGCATTCCTGGGCGACCCGGCCCTGCTCAACCCCGAGCAGCTGCTCGTCGCGGCGGCGAGCTCGTGCCTGCTGCTGTCGTTCCTCGGTGAGGCGGCCCGCGCCGGCATCGACGTGATCGGCTACACCGACGGCGCCGAGGGCGACCTGCGCGGCGGGCGCATCGCCACGATCGTGCTGCGGCCCCGCATCCGCGTGGTCGGCGCCGAGCCTGGGCGCGTCGAGGCGCTGCTGCGCGAGGCGCACGAGCACTGCTTCATCGCGAACTCGCTCACGAGCGAGGTGTCGCTGGAGCCGGTGATCGAGGCCGGAGTGCCGGCATGA
- a CDS encoding TadE/TadG family type IV pilus assembly protein has product MLVSILLTTLALAVVQLALALHVRNTLLDAAAEGARYAAISGTTDVEGAERTRDLIATALGDAYGQHINVDRSDRDGVPTVAITVRATLPVVGLIGLDRGLEVTGHAAVELVE; this is encoded by the coding sequence GTGCTCGTCAGCATCCTGCTCACGACCCTCGCACTCGCTGTCGTGCAGCTCGCGCTCGCGTTGCACGTGCGCAACACCCTCCTCGACGCGGCAGCCGAAGGAGCCAGGTACGCGGCGATCTCGGGCACCACCGACGTCGAGGGCGCCGAGCGCACGCGCGACCTCATCGCCACCGCACTCGGCGACGCCTACGGGCAGCACATCAACGTCGATCGGTCCGACCGCGACGGGGTTCCCACCGTGGCGATCACGGTGCGCGCGACCCTGCCGGTGGTCGGCCTGATCGGCCTCGACCGCGGGTTGGAGGTGACCGGACATGCCGCCGTCGAACTCGTGGAGTGA
- a CDS encoding pilus assembly protein TadG-related protein produces the protein MGGVVRPGIVRRGIVRAPGRRAATAARDDRGSTLPLVLVYGLVGLVLVLVVVAATSLYLDRKRLFTLADGAALAAAESWSIDSVHLDEGRFAFELDPDWVHEAAADYIAVAPTDLHDLELVRATSDDGVTVIVTLRARWVAPISADLIPLELPIEVTTTARSVFR, from the coding sequence ATGGGCGGAGTCGTGCGGCCCGGGATCGTGCGGCGCGGGATCGTGCGGGCGCCGGGTCGCAGGGCAGCGACCGCCGCCCGCGACGACCGCGGATCGACGCTGCCCCTCGTGCTCGTCTACGGGCTCGTGGGCCTGGTGCTCGTGCTCGTCGTGGTCGCGGCGACCTCGCTCTACCTCGATCGCAAGCGGCTGTTCACCCTCGCCGACGGGGCGGCGCTCGCCGCGGCCGAGTCGTGGAGCATCGACTCGGTGCACCTCGACGAGGGCAGGTTCGCGTTCGAGCTCGATCCCGACTGGGTGCATGAGGCGGCCGCGGACTACATCGCCGTCGCGCCGACCGACCTGCACGACCTCGAACTCGTGCGTGCGACGAGCGATGACGGCGTCACCGTGATCGTCACGCTGCGCGCACGCTGGGTCGCCCCGATCAGCGCCGACCTCATTCCGCTCGAGCTGCCGATCGAGGTGACGACGACGGCCCGATCGGTGTTCCGCTGA
- a CDS encoding SIMPL domain-containing protein codes for MTTIIAVTGRADERVAPELAAVAVTVAVSGPDAERSLRDVADAHTRLLGGIRELEAAGSLERWSAGQVQTWSHRPWNADGRQLPPVFDARTRVEVVFRDLAVLAAWAGGLGADDLVRIEGIDWRLTDATGRRVREQAQRRAVADAVAKARVYAESLGLGTPVPVELADSGLLAPRDVPRPAPLFARAVAMDAGSPAPELAPGDLVIEASVDARFSAEPA; via the coding sequence ATGACCACCATCATCGCCGTCACGGGCCGCGCCGACGAGCGCGTCGCCCCCGAGCTCGCGGCCGTCGCGGTCACCGTCGCCGTATCGGGGCCCGATGCCGAGCGTTCGCTGCGCGACGTCGCCGACGCGCACACACGGCTCCTCGGCGGCATCCGCGAACTCGAGGCTGCGGGCTCGCTCGAACGCTGGTCGGCAGGGCAGGTGCAGACCTGGTCGCACCGGCCGTGGAACGCCGACGGGCGGCAGCTGCCGCCCGTGTTCGACGCGCGCACGCGCGTCGAGGTCGTGTTCCGCGATCTGGCGGTGCTCGCCGCATGGGCGGGCGGCCTCGGCGCCGACGATCTCGTTCGGATCGAGGGCATCGACTGGCGGTTGACCGATGCCACGGGCCGCCGCGTGCGCGAACAGGCGCAGCGTCGTGCCGTGGCCGACGCGGTCGCGAAGGCGCGCGTCTACGCCGAGTCGCTCGGGCTCGGCACTCCGGTGCCCGTCGAACTCGCCGACTCGGGGCTGCTCGCCCCGCGCGACGTACCGCGACCCGCCCCGCTGTTCGCCCGCGCGGTCGCGATGGATGCCGGCTCGCCGGCCCCCGAGCTCGCACCGGGCGATCTCGTGATCGAGGCATCCGTCGACGCACGTTTCAGCGCCGAACCCGCCTGA
- a CDS encoding type II secretion system F family protein → MTTAAVALALGAALGVGLWLMLSAVPRLGRPRLMERVAPYVADLSSGARDLLDRRPADPSPVLGLVAVPVVDALRSAVTAVGGGDEVVAKRLRQAGSSTTVAAFRGQQLATAVIGFVVAGLLVLVSPGFAVMPTIGRIVVPFLVAAIAAIGRDWLLQHTATRRLARVSAELPTVLEFLALSLTAGEGMLDALRRVARTGSGELSREFAGVVAAVGTGVPLADALAELRDGLDHAALTRALDQILGALDRGAPLAAVLTAQAGDARDEAKRQIIELAGRKEIAMLVPLIFLILPITVAFALFPGYVVLQTGF, encoded by the coding sequence GTGACGACCGCCGCCGTCGCGCTCGCGCTCGGCGCCGCGCTCGGCGTGGGCCTGTGGCTCATGCTCTCGGCGGTGCCGCGGCTCGGCCGACCTCGGCTGATGGAACGGGTCGCCCCGTACGTCGCCGACCTGTCGAGCGGTGCCCGAGACCTGCTCGATCGCCGGCCCGCCGATCCCTCGCCAGTGCTCGGGCTCGTCGCGGTGCCCGTGGTCGACGCACTGCGTTCGGCGGTCACTGCGGTCGGCGGCGGCGACGAGGTCGTCGCGAAGCGGCTGCGTCAAGCCGGCTCGAGCACGACCGTCGCGGCGTTCCGCGGGCAGCAGCTCGCGACTGCCGTGATCGGGTTCGTCGTCGCCGGGTTGCTCGTGCTGGTCAGCCCCGGGTTCGCGGTCATGCCGACGATCGGGCGCATCGTCGTGCCGTTCCTCGTCGCGGCCATCGCCGCGATCGGGCGCGACTGGCTGCTGCAGCACACTGCCACCCGGCGTCTCGCGCGGGTCTCGGCCGAGCTGCCGACGGTGCTCGAGTTCCTCGCCCTCAGCCTCACCGCCGGCGAGGGCATGCTCGACGCGCTGCGTCGGGTGGCCCGCACCGGTTCCGGCGAACTGTCCCGCGAGTTCGCGGGGGTCGTGGCCGCGGTCGGCACCGGCGTTCCGCTCGCCGACGCGCTCGCCGAACTGCGCGACGGGCTCGACCACGCCGCACTCACGCGTGCGCTCGATCAGATCCTCGGCGCGCTCGACCGCGGCGCGCCGCTCGCCGCGGTGCTCACCGCCCAGGCCGGCGATGCCCGCGACGAGGCGAAGCGGCAGATCATCGAACTCGCTGGCCGCAAAGAGATCGCAATGCTCGTGCCCCTGATCTTCCTCATCCTGCCGATCACCGTCGCCTTCGCGCTCTTCCCGGGGTACGTCGTGCTCCAGACCGGGTTCTGA
- a CDS encoding tyrosine-protein phosphatase has translation MQISTRIPVPGTYNFRDVGGLPAADGIVRSGVLYRSDGLFRLGDDGRDHLRELGLSRVIDLRDEREAHAMPDDLDGLDLQVRRLPVFEGSGASQGAGGVSLEVLYERIVTQHSRVVVDAVRDISTADGAVLVHCTAGKDRTGVVVAMTLLAVGVDRDAVIADYERTEQNLAGEWLEGMIEMIGRYGVPDSPELRVLMGGSPPEAIESAIERVEREHGSARDYLLASGLALSELAGLEARLLERG, from the coding sequence GTGCAGATCTCGACGAGGATCCCCGTTCCGGGCACCTACAACTTCCGCGACGTCGGTGGGCTTCCGGCCGCCGATGGCATCGTCCGATCCGGCGTGCTCTACCGCTCCGACGGCCTGTTCCGGCTCGGCGACGACGGGCGCGACCACCTGCGCGAACTCGGTCTGTCGCGTGTGATCGACCTTCGCGACGAGCGGGAGGCGCATGCGATGCCCGACGACCTCGACGGGCTCGACCTGCAAGTGCGGCGCCTGCCGGTCTTCGAGGGGTCGGGCGCCTCGCAGGGCGCCGGCGGTGTTTCGCTCGAGGTGCTGTACGAGCGCATCGTGACGCAGCACTCGCGCGTTGTCGTCGACGCCGTGCGCGACATCTCGACCGCCGACGGCGCCGTGCTCGTGCACTGCACCGCCGGCAAGGACCGCACCGGTGTCGTGGTCGCGATGACCCTGCTCGCGGTCGGGGTCGACCGCGATGCGGTCATCGCCGACTACGAGCGCACCGAGCAGAACCTCGCCGGCGAGTGGCTGGAGGGCATGATCGAGATGATCGGCCGGTACGGCGTGCCCGACAGCCCCGAGCTGCGCGTGCTCATGGGCGGCAGCCCGCCCGAGGCGATCGAGTCGGCCATCGAGCGCGTGGAACGCGAGCACGGGTCGGCGCGCGACTATCTGCTCGCGTCGGGGCTCGCGCTGAGCGAGCTGGCCGGCCTCGAAGCGCGGCTCCTCGAGCGGGGCTGA